CACCCTGGATGTAGTCTGagaccaatccaccaccgctctcaccttctgGTCCATCTGGACTCTCCCAGCAGAGATGATGTAGCTCAGAAAGGCGATGGTGGAGAGATGGAACTTGCACTTCTCTGCCTTCACAAACAGCTGATTCTCCAGAAGGCGTTGAAGAACCCGCCGGACGTGGAGCACGTGTTCTTGGGGGGAgcgggagaagacgaggatgtcatcaatgtagacgaaGACGAACTGGTTCAACATGTTGTGGAGAACATCAtttaccagagcctggaacacagcaggggcgtTGGTGAGGCCCAAAaggcatgaccagatactcgtagtggctgctggccgtgttgaaggcgGTCTTCCACTCTTCTCCTTctcgtatccgcaccaggtggtaaGCATCCCGTATATCCAACTTCGAAAACACAGTGGCTCCCTGGAGTGGCTCGAAGGCAGAGGAAATGAGTGGTAGCAGGTAACGGTTCTTAAAAGTAATGCCATTGAGTCCCCGTTACTCAACGCCCAGGCGCAGGGTCTTGTCCGTTTTCTCCACGAAGAATAACCCTGCACCggtgggagaggaagagggacggATCATTtctgcagctagggagtccccaatgtGGGTCTCCATAGCCTTAGTCTCCGGTCCTGACAGAGAGTACAGACGTCCCTAGGGCGGCGTGgtgctagggagaaggtcaatcccgcagtcatagggtcgGTGCGGCGGAAGCGAAATGGCCCGGGCCATgctgaacacctcccggaggtcctggtactccgtggGGATGGCAGAGAGTTCCGGGGCACCTTCCGAGCCCCCAGAAAGACATCCCAGGGCAGGTTACGCTGACTTCAGACAATGGGCGTGGTAGAACGGGCTCCAGGCCATGATGGCAACAGTAGACCAGTTgatgaggggattgtgtcgctggagccaggaAAATCCCAAAACCACGGGAATCTGAGGAGATTTGATGAAGAGAAATTGAATAGTCTcgctgtgattccctgacacccgtaggttgatgggagtggtattatgagtgacccggcctatagagcgtCCGTCCAGagctctaacatccatgggagTGGTATTATGAGTGACCCGGTCTATAGAGCGtccgtccagcgctctaacatccTTGGGAGTGGTATTAtgagtgacccggcctatagagcgtCCGTCCAGagctctaacatccatgggagTGGTATTAtgagtgacccggcctatagagcgcccgtccagaGCTCTAACATCCTTGGGAGTGGTATTAtgagtgacccggcctatagagcgtccgtccagcgctctaacatccTTGGGAGTGGTATTAtgagtgacccggcctatagagcgtccgtccagcgctctaacatccTTGGGAGTGGTATTAtgagtgacccggcctatagagcgtccgtccagcgctctaacatccTTGGGAGTGGTATTAtgagtgacccggcctatagagcgcccgtccagcactctaacatccatgggagtggagagaggctgagtggggatgttcaTCTCGGAAGCCAGCGAAGCGTCCAAAAAAGCTTTCGTCGGCCCCAGAGTCAACGAGGAACCGAAGAGATTTAGACTGGTTTCCCAACAGCAGAATGGCATGATTAGAGGTGCGAGCAAGGGAAGCAGACCTGTTCTCCATAtgacccaccagagtactcgctcctaccggtgagcctggtcttttaaaggacaagaggacacaaaatgaccaagagtcctgcaatacagacaactcttcgTGTTGATCCTGTATTGCCATTCTGCTGGCGACAGCCCAGTTCTGCCTAGTTGCATAAGCTCGGGAAGCGGTGACTTGGCCGTCTTCTGAGACTTTTGGGGGAAGGgaagctcctgttctctctgcaacAGGACCGTCGGGGACTTCCGGGATGACTCTAAGTCAAGGTGGAATCCCTGGACGTGCGAGCGAAATCGAATTTTCTCTCCCTCCGTCGTAATCGGCCATTGAAAGCTGTGCGCTCTGGCTGCTTGCAGAGGATATTCCACTGAAACTAGGCTGTGTGTGCGGCGCGTACGTGAATATATTTCACGTGCTTTGCTTTGCTACTTTGTGTACGATTCCTCTATTGTACTGCATAATTGATAAGTCATATACCTCCACTACGCTTCTTTGATACACATCAGTAGGGATTAATACGTGAGTATAAACAATGCCCACTGAAAAACCtgcgtataccctccactacactactggcCCTTTTTGTTTTATTAAAAGTGCCCTCTTCTACATGAATGGGCTGGAATTacggttgctgtcctttcagaatcacgaacctgtcacatactgaatgCCTATAGGTTCGCTACTGCGCAAACACGTTGTGGCAGACCAGGGTGGTGGGTCAAAatgtttacacagatcagacagagtaggattagctcagtttcaaaGGTGTTTATTAACCTGTTTGGCGtgcaagcccgacgtcggtacacttatgacaacagccacttcaagtgcagggcgcgaaattcaaaatatatattttttaaatatttaactttcacacattaacaagtccaatacagcatatgaaaggtacacatctcgtgaatccagccaacatgtccgatttttaaaatgatttacagggaagacaaaatatgtaaatctattagctaaccacgttagcaaaagactccacttttattactccatcagtttttgactccatcagtagctatcacgaattcggccaaataaagatataaatagccactaaccaagaaacaacctcatcagatgacagtctgataacatatttattgtatagcatatgtttttttcaaaaaatgtgcatatttcaggtataaatcatagtttacattgcagctacattcagaaattgcaccgaaagcagccataatatttacagacaccaacgtcaaataactaattactcaaaataaaacatttctgaaaaatacatagtgtacagcaaatgaaagacaggcatcttgtgatgccagacaatatttccgatttattaagtgttttacagcgaaaacaaaatgtagcgttatattagcttagcacaatagccagaaacacttggGCGCCGGCGactacgacagatatatgaaataacatcataaattgggtcttacttttgctgatctttcatcagaatgttgaacaaggtgtcctttgtccagatgagtcgttgtttggattcagaatggcaactttctCTCTCCATTTAGCAAGCGCGCTAGCCGGGTTGCACGGATCTCTCCATGTAAACAAACggaagagaacggaacacggcaaaactcccgaaaaaatttcaataatctgatgaaactatattgaaaaaacatactttacgatgatatggtgacatgtatcaaataaaatcaaagccggaaaTAATAGTCGCCTataacgtcagcaaaacaaaaggcAACCCCACTGTCCAAATGGCGTTCTTCAGAGTACCGGAAATGGGgtacacgtcattccaagaggatttattccatcCCAGATCGAGATAATCacctcatttcttctctcacagccttcttgacacccagaggaaggtgtatgacgtacATGTATACTAATAGCTCTtgtgcccatttataggcaggaagaggaagagagcatcgatttcagactttgaACTTCcgggtcaggaaaagtgctgcagaatgagttctgtttcactcagagaaataattcaaacggttttagaaactagagagtgttttctatccaatagtaataataatatgcatattgtacgagcaagaattgagtacgaggccgtttgaaatggacACATTTTatcaggctactcaatactgccccttgcagccataagaagttaaaataaTAGTTCAAAAGAAAAGaataggtctcccccatgagTCCCTCTCCTGGATcccgtcttctgggctccgggcCTTGCTGTatcccccatgagaccctctccgggatcCCGTCTTCTGGGCCCCGGGCCTTGCTGTatcccccatgagaccctctccgggattccgtcttctgggctccgggcCTTGCTGTatcccccatgagaccctctccgggattccgtcttctgggctccgggcCTTGCTGTatcccccatgagaccctctccgggatcCCGTCTTCTGGGCCCCGGGCCTTGCTGTATCCCCCATGAGACCCTGTCCGGGATcccgtcttctgggctccgggcCTTGCTGTatcccccatgagaccctctccgggatcccgtcttctgggctccgggcCTTGCTGTatcccccatgagaccctctccgggatactgtcttctgggctccgggtcttgctgtatcccccatgagaccctctccgggatcccgtcttctgggctccgggtcttgctgtatcccCCATGCGACCCTCTCCGGGATACtgtcttctgggctccgggtcttgctgtatcccccatgagaccctctccgggatactGTCTTCAATAGTTATTGACCCACAATActccagcttttcatttttttattaatttataaacatttctaaaaacattcaTTTTCTggttaccttgtacccctgcacatcgacacTATattgatactccctgtatatagacatgttattacctggtacttcctgtatatagcccatgttatttttacttgtTAATGTTATTCGTTATTTAACCCTTGTCAgtatttatatttatttctctctgtattgttggaaAATGACCCATAGGTCAGCATTTCACTATTAGCATACACCTGTTGTTTTAATGAAGCAATTAACAAATGGAATTTGATTGTGATTGAAATTCGCCAGTCATTTTGGGTGCCTGAACTCAGCAATATGTTTAAGCCAATATTCTGTTAGAGGTTctggaactcaagcagtagaatatGTGAGGTGCTGGAACTCAGTTTTGGTGTATTTCCCTCAGTGATTCAAAGAGCAACTGGAAAGAAAAACATGTGTATATACACTGATCAAGTTCTTATGATAATAATATGTGCTTCAGTGTATCTTTGGAGGTGGAAGAGACATTTCCCAACTGCTGCAGTGTGTCTGGGGCTGCTGTGTGTTCTCCTGCTGGCTTGGATCATAGGCCTGTTACTCTACCGTGAGTTTTATATGTTCTCACTCAAACATTCTTCATCATCAGTGGTGTAATGACCAGGGttaaattccatttaaattctatTCAATATAATTAAGAAAATAcaccaaattccaattccacatGTTTCTAATTTAAAATAATtacagtgtacttcctgaattgactggaattgaaattgaCCTCAATCCGGGTCATGTCTGATTAACTTTTCCACTTTTATCTTGGTTGTTGATTGTATTATTTCACAGAGAGAAACCAATTGACCAGTTCCGACACCCTGaccaaagagagagaccagctacagaccagttacaacaccctgaccaaagagagagaccagctacagaccagttacaacaccctggccaaagagagagaccagctacagaccagatacaacaccTTGACCAAAGAgaaagaccagctacagaccagctacaACAACCTGACCAAAGAgaaagaccagctacagaccagttccaacacactgaccaaaaagagagaccagctacagaccagttacaacaccctgaccaaagagagagaccagctacagaccagttacaacaccctggccaaagagagagaccagctacagaccagatacaacaccTTGACCAAAGAgaaagaccagctacagaccagctacaACAACCTGACCAAAGAgaaagaccagctacagaccagctacaACACCTTGaccaaagagagagaccagctacagaccagttctaACACCCTGACcaaagagagagaccagatacagaCCAGCAACAACAccatgactaaagagagagaccagttacagacCAGTTCTAACACCCTGaccaaagagagagaccagctacagaccagtaaCAACACCCTGACTGCAGAAAGAGACCAGCtgcagaccagttacaacaccctgaccgaagagagagaccagttacagacCAACTACAACACCCTGaccaaagagagagaccagctacagaccagtaaCAACACCCTGACTGCAGAAAGAGACCAGCtgcagaccagttacaacaccctgatcaaagagagagagcagctacagaccagctacaACACCCTGaccaaagagagagaccagctacagaccagctacatcaaCCTGACCAAAGAgaaagaccagctacagaccagctacaACACCTTGaccaaagagagagaccagctacagaccagctacaACACCTTGaccaaagagagagaccagctacagaccagttctaACACCTTGaccaaagagagagaccagctacagaccagttacaacaccctgatcaaagagagagaccagctacagaccagcaaCAACACCCTGTCTGCAGAAAGAGACCAGCTGCAGACCAGTTCTAACACCCTGACCAAAGAgaaagaccagctacagaccagctacaACAACCTGACCAAAGAgaaagaccagctacagaccagctacaACACCTTGaccaaagagagagaccagctacagaccagcaaCAACACCCTGACCGAAGAAAGCGACCAGCTACAAAAAGACACAGAATGTCTGAAACAATCGTTAGTTCAGAAAGGTGAGTGAAATTGGCTAATGACTGTTCAGCTATCAGTTCACATGCCATGTACGGAAATTCAACTTACATTAAAGGAAATATGTGAGAAAAAAACTGACTTCCAAACCGTCCATTAGTTAGTGTCTTCCTTGAGTGTCTGATTGATACTTAATTCAATGTTGTATTAAAGTGACTAAAGCAAGACATTTTCAACTTACAGTGTGTCCGCGAGGATGGAAGAAGCTTGGTAGCAGTTGTTACTACGTCTCTACTGAGTACAAATCCTGGGAGGAGAGCAGACAGGACTGCAGAGATAGAGGAGCAGACCTGGTGGTTATCAACAGCGAAGACGATCAGGTGTGTGTGGtgtagagagaaaatgagagagagagagagagaacgagcagtAATGGCTATGTTTTAACaatgttgtctctctcccacAACTACAGACTTTTGTCAATTGGTTATGTGGAGTAAAGAACTATGTCTGGATTggtctgactgactctgttactgaggGGACCTGGAAATGGGTGGACGACACACCACTGACCACAACGTAAGACATTAATGAATTATATGTCACTATGATGTCACTGTCTGGAGTAGGAGGTTCAAATTGGACAGCCTGATTCTATGTGTTGTTTCTCCGACAGGTATTGGAACAGTGGACAGCCTGATTCTATGTGTTGTTTCTCCTACAGGTATTGGAACAGTGGATAGCCTGATTCTATGTGTTGTTTCTCCTACAGGTATTGGAACAGTGGACAGCCTGATTCTGTGTTGTTTCTTCTACAGGTATTGGAACAGTGGACAGCCTGATTCTATGTGTTGTTTCTCCTACAGGTATTGGAACAGTGGACAGTCTGATTCTATGTGTTGTTTCTCCTACAGGTATTGGAACAGTGGACAGTCTGATTCTATGTGTTGTTTCTTCTACAGGTATTGGAACAGTGGACAGTCTGATTCTATGTGTTGTTTCTCCTACAGGTATTGTAACAGTGGACAGCCTGATTCTATGTGTTGTTTCTCCTACAGGTATTGGTTCAGTGGACAGTCTGATTCTATGTGTTGTTTCTCCTACAGGTATTGGAACAGTGGACAG
This genomic interval from Salvelinus alpinus chromosome 6, SLU_Salpinus.1, whole genome shotgun sequence contains the following:
- the LOC139579560 gene encoding CD209 antigen-like; amino-acid sequence: MSKGIYEYTNGFEDEEPNEIKTTDIDDHIYNNKRPIVPRKKDVAGDQHAVYLWRWKRHFPTAAVCLGLLCVLLLAWIIGLLLYQRNQLTSSDTLTKERDQLQTSYNTLTKERDQLQTSYNTLAKERDQLQTRYNTLTKEKDQLQTSYNNLTKEKDQLQTSSNTLTKKRDQLQTSYNTLTKERDQLQTSYNTLAKERDQLQTRYNTLTKEKDQLQTSYNNLTKEKDQLQTSYNTLTKERDQLQTSSNTLTKERDQIQTSNNTMTKERDQLQTSSNTLTKERDQLQTSNNTLTAERDQLQTSYNTLTEERDQLQTNYNTLTKERDQLQTSNNTLTAERDQLQTSYNTLIKEREQLQTSYNTLTKERDQLQTSYINLTKEKDQLQTSYNTLTKERDQLQTSYNTLTKERDQLQTSSNTLTKERDQLQTSYNTLIKERDQLQTSNNTLSAERDQLQTSSNTLTKEKDQLQTSYNNLTKEKDQLQTSYNTLTKERDQLQTSNNTLTEESDQLQKDTECLKQSLVQKVCPRGWKKLGSSCYYVSTEYKSWEESRQDCRDRGADLVVINSEDDQTFVNWLCGVKNYVWIGLTDSVTEGTWKWVDDTPLTTTYWNSKEPNGGRAENCAYFYSWSSYTGEWWDYECSYKYRWICEK